The Ochotona princeps isolate mOchPri1 chromosome 1, mOchPri1.hap1, whole genome shotgun sequence genome has a segment encoding these proteins:
- the H1-2 gene encoding histone H1.2, protein MSETAPAAPVAAPPAEKTPVKKKAAKKPSGARRKASGPPVSELITKAVAASKERSGVSLAALKKALAAAGYDVEKNNSRIKLGLKSLVSKGTLVQTKGTGASGSFKLNKKAASGEAKPKPKKAGAAKPKKSAGAAKKPKKPAGTTAAKKTAKKTPKKAKKPAAAAVTKKVAKSPKKAKVAKPKKAPKSAAKAVKPKAAKPKVVKPKKAPLKKK, encoded by the coding sequence ATGTCGGAGACcgctcctgctgctcctgtcgCCGCGCCCCCGGCGGAGAAGACCCCCGTGAAGAAGAAGGCTGCCAAGAAGCCTTCCGGGGCGCGCAGAAAAGCGTCCGGGCCCCCGGTGTCCGAGCTCATCACCAAGGCTGTGGCCGCCTCCAAAGAGCGCAGCGGGGTCTCCCTGGCCGCGCTCAAGAAGGCGCTGGCGGCCGCCGGCTACGATGTGGAGAAGAACAACAGCCGCATCAAGCTGGGGCTCAAGAGCCTGGTGAGCAAGGGCACCCTGGTCCAGACCAAGGGCACCGGCGCCTCCGGCTCCTTCAAGCTCAACAAGAAGGCGGCTTCCGGGGAAGCCAAGCCCAAGCCTAAGAAAGCGGGCGCGGCCAAACCCAAGAAGTCTGCGGGTGCGGCCAAGAAGCCCAAGAAACCCGCAGGCACTACCGCTGCCAAGAAGACGGCCAAGAAGACCCCAAAGAAGGCCAAGAAGCCCGCGGCTGCTGCTGTCACCAAGAAAGTGGCCAAGAGCCCCAAAAAGGCCAAGGTTGCCAAGCCGAAGAAGGCGCCCAAGAGCGCTGCAAAGGCTGTGAAGCCCAAGGCTGCTAAGCCCAAAGTGGTCAAGCCCAAGAAGGCACCCCTCAAGAAGAAGTAG